The DNA window TTGTTCCCGTGCATCCCTTGGTTCAACAGCATCTGTAAATACGCGTGATAGTCATCGACGGTCGAGAGCAGCCCACCGCCGCCTGCTTGGAATGCTGGAGGTTTGCTGTAACGTCCGCCTGCGGCCTCGTCCCACACGATGAACTCTCCCGTCTGCGGATCAGGGTTACAGGCGGGTGGCAGACGGGCAATCTTACTCTCGGGCACGTAGAAACCGGTGTCCTTCATCCCCAGCGGATCGAGGATGCGTTCACGCAGGAACGACTCGAATGTCTGACCTGTGACCCTAGCAATGAGCACGCCAAGCACTTCGAGGCTGACATGGTACTGCCACCGCTCTCCGGGCTGGTAGCTCAGCGGGAGTGTGCCCAAGCGTCGCATCCACTCATCGGGCTCTGGCAACTCCATCCCTGGCGCGTCGAATAATCCATTTTCGAAGATCGCATTTTGGATCGGAGAGCCCATCAAAGTCAGATCCACTCCAAGTCCGAATGTGGAGGTCAACAGGTCACGTACAGTGATCGGACGCCGTGCCGGAACGGTGTCGTCCAGCGGACCGTCGGGTCGTTTCAGCACCTGCCGGTTGGCGAGTTCGGGCAACCATTTGTCTACTGGCTCGTCCAAATGCAGTTTGCATTCGTCGAGCAGGATCATTACCGGAGAAACCGTGATCGGCTTGGTAGTGGACGCAAGCCGGAAGATCGTGTCACGTCGCATCGGTGCACCACCATCATGCCGCATTGTACCGAGCGCTTCGACGTGCGTCTCACCGTTTCGGCTGACTAGGGCGACAAGCCCAGGAATCTTCCCAGAATCGACATGCTGCGCCAGTACGTTGCGCATTTTGCGCAGCCCTGTTTCGGAAAAGCCTTTGTTACTTTGTCCCATCATGAATCTCTCCTTTTTTCCCCATTTTCTGATGAACGAAAATCTTCTGTTGTAATCTTTTTCATTTGGTTTCCCTCTTTTTACTTTTTTATCAGCCCTATTGTTTTAAAACTACAAATTCTCTTTTGTTATTCATGCTTGAAAGCCCTTTGTCAAAAAGGTGGATTCGATGCATCAAAGAAAATGAATATTGGCAATCAAAATCTGACTCACTTCCTTTTCTGGGTTATCAGAATCGAGATATGTCCTGAACTTAGCATAGATCCATGTGTTCATCAGACGTTTATTCTACAACCGTTGTCTTGCCCGCCCTATTGGAGCCGAGCAGGGCGAAAATACTGCCCTTATCCACCTCGAAATCTACGCCCTTTAGGACTTGTAGCTATATATCTTTATCTATCTACTTATCTAATTCAATACTGCCCTTTTCTGGAAGTAACTTTAACTTTCTAGATGCCCTA is part of the Bacillus pseudomycoides genome and encodes:
- a CDS encoding serine hydrolase translates to MGQSNKGFSETGLRKMRNVLAQHVDSGKIPGLVALVSRNGETHVEALGTMRHDGGAPMRRDTIFRLASTTKPITVSPVMILLDECKLHLDEPVDKWLPELANRQVLKRPDGPLDDTVPARRPITVRDLLTSTFGLGVDLTLMGSPIQNAIFENGLFDAPGMELPEPDEWMRRLGTLPLSYQPGERWQYHVSLEVLGVLIARVTGQTFESFLRERILDPLGMKDTGFYVPESKIARLPPACNPDPQTGEFIVWDEAAGGRYSKPPAFQAGGGGLLSTVDDYHAYLQMLLNQGMHGNKRILSRPAVQLMTTNRLTPEQQAFREDLAKNNVHLSFGQGIQGGWGFGMAVRTYLGDYASIGQFGWDGGTGTAAYADPDKQLTGILFTQVGMSTPDSAYVIQDFWTTVYQTIED